Proteins from one Paenibacillus amylolyticus genomic window:
- a CDS encoding carbohydrate ABC transporter permease, whose product MRLRKRLSSIGLNVLAWLLSLVVLIPFVVIVLNSFKSDAEAKVLKLTLPEKFIFENYKIVYEQGHLGGSFFNSLLHSGASSLLLVFVVAFSAFTLSRNHSKLSKFLYFFLILGITLPLNYIPLMEVMKSMGMINSHVGMILLYTAMGIPISLFITYAFVSNIPKELDEAAIMDGCNGIKLFLRIIVPLLTSVLVTVFVLNFLSVWNEFTAPLYMLNTVEMWPMTLAVYNFFGQFSAQWNLVSADIVLTSLPVLIVFLIGQKYIVGGLTSGAVKG is encoded by the coding sequence ATGCGATTGAGAAAAAGACTGTCTTCCATCGGGTTAAATGTACTCGCCTGGCTGCTTAGCCTGGTGGTCCTGATTCCTTTTGTCGTCATCGTACTGAATTCATTCAAATCCGACGCCGAGGCCAAAGTGCTTAAACTGACGCTGCCGGAGAAGTTTATCTTCGAAAATTACAAAATTGTCTATGAACAAGGACACTTGGGAGGTTCCTTTTTCAACAGTTTGCTTCACTCCGGGGCCTCTTCCCTGCTGCTGGTATTTGTTGTGGCGTTCTCGGCCTTCACGTTATCCCGTAATCATTCGAAGCTCAGCAAGTTCCTGTACTTCTTCCTGATCCTTGGTATTACCCTTCCACTCAATTACATTCCGCTGATGGAAGTCATGAAGTCGATGGGCATGATTAATTCACATGTCGGCATGATTCTGCTCTACACGGCCATGGGCATTCCGATCTCGCTGTTCATTACGTATGCGTTTGTGTCCAACATCCCGAAGGAGCTGGATGAAGCTGCGATCATGGACGGGTGTAACGGAATCAAGCTGTTCCTGAGGATCATTGTTCCTCTGCTCACGTCCGTGCTGGTGACGGTATTTGTCCTGAATTTCCTGAGTGTCTGGAATGAGTTTACTGCACCACTCTATATGCTGAATACGGTGGAGATGTGGCCGATGACGCTGGCTGTGTATAACTTCTTCGGACAATTCAGTGCCCAGTGGAATCTGGTTAGTGCCGATATCGTGCTTACTTCCCTGCCGGTGTTAATTGTGTTCCTCATTGGGCAAAAGTATATTGTAGGTGGACTAACCTCGGGGGCTGTGAAGGGGTAA
- a CDS encoding TetR/AcrR family transcriptional regulator, with protein MNETRGVDRRIYRTRVMISEAFLNMMKKQDYVEISIVDIAEQANINRSTFYAHFIDKEDLLDKMVNEKLELLEHVLDERSAAMDTAFSSTEPDPIFAVLFEHIFEHDEFYRVMLLINPVGNFSTRLNEVIKTYFFQRITRLGMDQKVQVPLDILLDHLSFSTSGIIHKWLENNKVYSPHHMALQLTRLARLGVYTAMGAQSQDPRSPHS; from the coding sequence ATGAATGAGACCCGAGGTGTCGACCGAAGAATTTACAGAACCCGTGTCATGATCTCTGAAGCTTTTTTGAACATGATGAAGAAGCAGGATTACGTGGAAATCAGCATCGTGGACATTGCAGAACAAGCGAACATCAACCGTTCAACCTTCTACGCTCACTTTATAGACAAAGAGGATCTACTGGACAAGATGGTCAACGAAAAATTGGAGTTGCTGGAACATGTACTCGATGAACGTTCCGCAGCCATGGATACGGCCTTTTCTTCTACCGAGCCTGACCCGATCTTTGCGGTCCTGTTTGAGCACATTTTTGAACATGATGAGTTCTACCGGGTCATGCTACTGATCAATCCTGTTGGCAATTTCAGTACCCGGCTGAACGAGGTGATTAAAACTTATTTTTTTCAACGGATCACCCGACTCGGCATGGATCAGAAAGTTCAGGTACCACTGGACATTTTACTTGATCATCTCAGCTTCTCAACCAGCGGAATCATTCATAAATGGCTTGAAAACAACAAAGTTTACTCTCCTCACCATATGGCTTTGCAGCTTACCCGTCTTGCCCGACTAGGCGTTTACACGGCCATGGGCGCGCAATCTCAGGATCCACGCTCCCCACATTCCTAA
- a CDS encoding serine/threonine-protein kinase has product MRKDNCKMALQRNVIINDTYQVRQVLASSELAIVYAGRDRNTGAKVAIKEFFPQRLAERKTDKRGVFCSSRGYGGQYQELLAAFLLEGELLSKLNHPHIVSYLDHFEANDTGYLVMEYCTGITLTEYLNERNHALDAAFITETLLPLVDTLDYIHKQGILHRDVKPSNIMVMEDGTPKLLDFGSATRWPMQSGEKQVIFTSAGYSPLEFYSEKSSQGPMSDIYSLAALLHYWTCGQPPMDVKQRLFQDELPSVRSHNEYVNPWLARVIHWGLTVRSEKRCASLAWVRSSLRIQAWVWKVRKPGTVEWSLAENQHTQVYEVESKKQHETA; this is encoded by the coding sequence ATGAGAAAAGACAATTGCAAAATGGCATTGCAACGCAATGTGATTATAAATGATACATATCAGGTAAGGCAGGTACTGGCCAGCAGTGAGTTGGCTATTGTATATGCAGGGCGAGATCGTAATACAGGGGCCAAGGTAGCCATTAAAGAATTTTTCCCACAGAGGCTGGCTGAACGAAAGACAGACAAACGTGGGGTGTTCTGTTCTTCACGAGGATACGGTGGGCAATATCAGGAGTTACTGGCTGCATTTCTGCTCGAAGGTGAACTGTTATCGAAACTGAATCATCCCCATATTGTTTCGTATTTGGATCATTTCGAAGCAAATGATACAGGGTATCTGGTGATGGAATATTGTACGGGAATCACTTTGACCGAGTATTTGAATGAACGCAATCATGCGCTCGATGCTGCCTTCATAACGGAGACGCTGCTTCCACTGGTGGATACATTGGATTACATACATAAGCAAGGTATTCTTCACCGGGATGTGAAACCGTCCAACATTATGGTCATGGAGGATGGTACACCCAAGCTTCTGGACTTTGGCTCAGCTACCCGTTGGCCTATGCAATCCGGAGAGAAACAGGTGATATTTACATCGGCTGGTTATTCTCCGCTGGAATTCTATTCGGAGAAATCCAGTCAGGGACCGATGTCGGACATCTATAGCCTGGCGGCTCTGCTCCATTATTGGACTTGCGGGCAACCCCCTATGGACGTGAAACAGCGGTTGTTCCAGGATGAATTGCCATCTGTTCGCTCACATAATGAGTATGTGAATCCGTGGCTCGCTCGTGTTATTCATTGGGGGCTGACGGTTCGTTCCGAGAAACGCTGTGCTTCCCTGGCCTGGGTCAGAAGTTCGCTGCGAATTCAGGCGTGGGTGTGGAAAGTGCGCAAGCCAGGTACAGTGGAATGGTCTTTGGCCGAGAATCAGCATACGCAGGTCTATGAAGTGGAGTCGAAAAAGCAACATGAGACGGCGTAA
- a CDS encoding divergent polysaccharide deacetylase family protein, translating to MCIIIDDLGNRMKGTEEILSLPFKVNVAIMPFMATTKKDALRAHERGINILVHMPM from the coding sequence GTGTGCATCATTATTGACGACTTGGGCAATCGGATGAAAGGAACAGAAGAAATTTTGAGTCTTCCATTTAAAGTTAATGTTGCGATTATGCCCTTCATGGCGACCACCAAGAAAGATGCGTTAAGAGCTCATGAAAGAGGAATTAACATCCTTGTTCATATGCCCATGTAA
- a CDS encoding 4-hydroxyphenylacetate 3-hydroxylase N-terminal domain-containing protein, whose product MRGDTFISSLEDGRCVWLEGQQVKNISEHAAFKGTLSTIRQLFNMLDDPLQREQVGYAPEGQERYAHSSFLIPHTAAELNKRSQSFAVWSSSTNGMMSRLSDYARSMVTGWYAARHELSNLDPQFADKISTYYHEARDRDLFLTTAIIDPQIDRSSGLDDQRISERFLHVVRETSEGIVVRGAKMIATGAPYTHDFLIFSFLQFQTRHQKHAHVLIVPANSPGLHIVCRESFADGRERNHPLSARYDEMDAVLFFDDVLIPWERVLLYGDSDKVLKLRGNRTANGLAFHQNVVRFVAKLEFVTGVAFAVAESIGVTGFLHIQEKLGKLLTQIDVIKALIIAAEAKAVPDAAGVLVPDLTYVETARSLGTKYYPRAVEILQQVGAGGFVQTPSGIEDFYGPISEFMHLYFEGAAVSAEKKVELFKLAWDLIGSPLGARHLLYEKFYAGDPIRGLASHYSRHDKLSLTGPVWKMIQENSKGRVATI is encoded by the coding sequence TTGAGGGGAGATACTTTCATATCCAGTCTGGAGGATGGACGATGTGTCTGGCTGGAAGGGCAGCAGGTGAAGAATATTTCCGAACATGCGGCTTTTAAAGGCACGCTATCCACCATCAGACAGCTGTTTAACATGCTGGATGATCCTCTTCAACGGGAGCAAGTGGGCTATGCTCCCGAGGGACAGGAGCGATATGCACACAGCTCATTTCTTATCCCGCACACAGCAGCCGAATTGAACAAACGCAGTCAGTCCTTTGCAGTCTGGTCCTCCAGCACCAATGGCATGATGAGCCGGTTATCCGACTATGCCCGTTCCATGGTTACCGGATGGTATGCTGCCCGGCATGAACTATCCAATTTGGACCCGCAATTTGCGGATAAAATCAGCACCTATTACCATGAGGCCAGAGACCGAGACCTCTTTCTGACAACAGCCATTATTGATCCCCAAATTGATCGTTCCAGCGGGCTGGATGATCAGCGGATCTCAGAGCGATTTCTGCATGTGGTAAGGGAAACTTCGGAAGGCATTGTGGTCAGGGGAGCCAAAATGATTGCGACAGGTGCACCGTATACACATGATTTTCTGATCTTTTCGTTCCTGCAATTTCAGACCCGACATCAGAAACATGCGCATGTCCTGATCGTACCCGCCAATTCACCAGGACTGCATATTGTGTGCAGGGAGTCGTTTGCTGATGGTAGAGAACGCAATCATCCGCTCAGTGCAAGGTATGACGAGATGGATGCTGTCCTTTTTTTCGATGATGTCCTGATTCCTTGGGAAAGGGTGCTTCTCTACGGCGATTCGGACAAGGTCCTGAAGCTTCGCGGGAACCGTACAGCCAATGGACTGGCCTTCCACCAGAATGTCGTACGTTTTGTAGCCAAATTGGAGTTTGTCACAGGGGTAGCGTTTGCAGTAGCTGAATCGATTGGTGTAACCGGGTTTCTGCATATTCAGGAGAAACTGGGGAAGTTGCTGACACAGATTGACGTAATCAAGGCGCTGATCATTGCAGCGGAGGCCAAAGCCGTGCCTGATGCGGCAGGCGTGCTCGTTCCTGATCTGACGTATGTTGAGACGGCGCGAAGTTTGGGAACCAAATATTATCCACGGGCTGTTGAGATCCTTCAACAAGTCGGCGCAGGTGGCTTTGTTCAGACCCCTTCGGGAATTGAAGACTTCTACGGTCCGATTTCCGAGTTCATGCATTTGTATTTTGAGGGAGCTGCCGTAAGTGCAGAGAAAAAAGTGGAGCTGTTCAAGCTGGCTTGGGATCTTATCGGCAGTCCGCTTGGCGCAAGACATCTGTTATATGAGAAATTTTATGCAGGTGATCCGATTCGGGGGCTCGCGTCCCACTATAGTCGACATGATAAATTGTCGTTAACAGGTCCTGTCTGGAAGATGATTCAAGAGAACAGCAAGGGCAGAGTAGCTACCATATGA
- a CDS encoding CPBP family intramembrane glutamic endopeptidase gives MESYRINDSVTNKEDPSIIQKSRRGLFVFFAWLVPLTFLSYVLAIYVSPVFGLLLMWSPGLSSILTRLLLREGFADISLRFRGNLSLKSIPFVLLFPVIIGILAYGFAWITGLVDFVPTGNSFIWTLVVSILYQMSVGTLIGVISSAGEELGWRGYMLSRLITAGVPKPILTSGLIWGAWHIPAILLGSYYSGPSLVLSVILFMITIGSFNFIISQFRLSTGSIWPAILLHASWNAVIQDSFDLATKGKKPIYGQVSRVYWLHL, from the coding sequence TTGGAATCTTACAGAATCAACGACAGTGTAACGAACAAGGAAGACCCGAGCATTATTCAGAAATCAAGAAGAGGACTGTTTGTTTTTTTCGCATGGCTTGTTCCTCTGACATTCCTCAGCTATGTACTTGCGATCTATGTATCACCTGTATTTGGACTTCTACTGATGTGGTCACCAGGACTCTCATCGATCTTGACTCGCCTCTTGCTGCGTGAAGGATTTGCAGATATCTCGTTGCGATTTCGAGGGAATTTATCTTTAAAATCAATCCCGTTTGTATTACTTTTTCCGGTGATCATTGGAATACTGGCGTACGGTTTTGCATGGATAACGGGCTTGGTAGACTTCGTGCCAACTGGCAACTCATTTATATGGACATTGGTCGTAAGCATTCTTTATCAGATGTCTGTGGGCACATTAATCGGTGTGATCAGCAGTGCCGGGGAAGAGTTGGGATGGAGAGGATATATGTTAAGCCGATTAATAACAGCAGGCGTGCCGAAACCAATTTTGACAAGTGGACTGATTTGGGGCGCTTGGCATATTCCTGCCATTCTGTTGGGTAGTTATTACTCCGGCCCTTCATTAGTTTTATCCGTAATCTTGTTTATGATCACAATTGGTTCATTTAATTTCATTATTAGCCAATTCCGCTTAAGCACTGGAAGCATCTGGCCAGCCATCCTGCTCCATGCTTCCTGGAACGCTGTAATTCAGGATTCATTTGACCTAGCTACTAAGGGGAAAAAGCCTATTTATGGACAGGTGAGTCGGGTATATTGGTTACACTTATGA
- the ssuD gene encoding FMNH2-dependent alkanesulfonate monooxygenase gives MELFWFIPTHGDGRFLGTREGARAVTYHYCKQVAQAADELGFAGALLPTGKSCEDAWVVASSLVSVTDKLKFLVAARPGLMLPTTAARMASTLDRFSKGRLLINVVAGGDPIELEGDGLFLDHDERYALTDEFLTIWRKELAGEEVDFEGKYLKVKGGSVLYPTIQEPYPPLYFGGSSDAAMEVAAEHVDVYLTWGEPPDQVEAKINRMRELAARKGRNLRFGIRLHVIVRPTAEEAWQAANDLIAHLDEETIASAQKIYARMDSVGQQRMARLHNGDRSNLEISPNLWAGIGLVRGGAGTALVGDPDQVAARMREYEALGIETFIMSGYPHLEEAYRTAELLFPKLNYAQYGDNGERSFISPFGEIIANNNIPDHVVKAPAASK, from the coding sequence ATGGAATTGTTTTGGTTTATCCCGACACATGGGGATGGAAGATTTCTGGGTACCCGAGAAGGTGCCAGGGCAGTGACCTATCATTATTGCAAGCAGGTTGCGCAGGCGGCAGATGAGCTGGGGTTTGCCGGGGCGCTGCTGCCTACGGGAAAATCTTGTGAAGACGCCTGGGTTGTTGCTTCGTCGCTGGTATCGGTAACGGACAAGCTGAAGTTTCTGGTCGCTGCGCGTCCGGGGCTGATGCTTCCGACTACGGCGGCACGAATGGCGAGTACACTGGATCGTTTCTCCAAAGGAAGGCTGCTGATCAATGTCGTAGCCGGAGGGGACCCGATTGAACTTGAGGGGGATGGGTTGTTCCTGGATCATGATGAGCGTTACGCATTGACGGATGAATTTCTAACCATATGGCGCAAGGAGCTGGCGGGTGAAGAAGTCGATTTTGAAGGCAAATATTTAAAGGTCAAGGGTGGATCGGTGCTGTATCCCACTATTCAGGAGCCTTATCCTCCGCTTTATTTTGGAGGCTCCTCTGATGCTGCCATGGAGGTGGCTGCCGAGCATGTAGACGTATACCTGACCTGGGGTGAGCCGCCTGATCAGGTAGAGGCCAAGATTAACCGAATGCGAGAGCTTGCTGCCAGAAAGGGAAGAAATCTGCGCTTCGGTATCCGGCTTCATGTGATCGTTCGTCCAACCGCAGAGGAGGCCTGGCAAGCCGCGAATGACCTGATCGCTCATCTGGATGAAGAGACGATTGCTTCTGCCCAGAAGATCTATGCTCGCATGGATTCCGTCGGTCAACAGCGAATGGCGAGACTGCATAATGGGGATCGTTCCAATCTGGAGATCAGCCCCAATCTGTGGGCAGGCATTGGACTGGTCAGAGGCGGTGCAGGTACAGCGCTTGTAGGTGATCCTGACCAGGTTGCAGCAAGAATGAGGGAGTACGAGGCACTGGGAATTGAGACCTTCATTATGTCGGGGTACCCGCATCTGGAAGAAGCCTATCGTACTGCTGAGCTGTTGTTTCCGAAGCTCAATTATGCGCAATATGGCGACAACGGTGAGCGCTCGTTTATTAGTCCATTTGGCGAGATCATCGCCAATAATAACATTCCTGATCATGTGGTAAAAGCGCCTGCGGCTTCCAAATGA
- the imm48 gene encoding Imm48 family immunity protein: protein MTEFINADDINDVILAAAANELEQMVDKMCELIGTPLEQTSELERQVMAAFAFGAVYGITHRDQLAEPQAHALSIRMLIQPFNYSEQQAVDFADDLIRVASDREVHPVMNTIIQRGIDGHRQFNQDDDEGLERNIQEILTAVQSQ, encoded by the coding sequence ATGACTGAATTTATCAACGCTGACGATATTAATGACGTAATTCTGGCTGCGGCGGCAAACGAGCTGGAACAGATGGTGGACAAAATGTGTGAGTTGATTGGCACACCTTTGGAACAAACGAGTGAACTGGAGCGTCAGGTCATGGCTGCTTTTGCTTTTGGCGCAGTGTATGGCATCACACATCGGGATCAGCTGGCAGAGCCACAGGCCCATGCCTTGAGCATTCGGATGCTGATCCAACCGTTTAATTACAGTGAGCAGCAGGCGGTTGATTTTGCCGATGATCTGATTCGGGTGGCTTCCGATCGTGAGGTTCATCCGGTGATGAATACCATTATCCAACGTGGAATTGATGGACACCGCCAGTTCAATCAGGATGATGATGAAGGATTGGAACGTAACATACAGGAGATTTTAACTGCGGTTCAATCGCAGTAA
- a CDS encoding Rrf2 family transcriptional regulator, with product MRQISSRFSIAVHTLSLIAVMPNECTGDVIAQSVNTNPVIIRRIMSKLKQAGLIDVRPGVGGASLLKDPADITLLDVYRALEVVEDGELFNFHKHPNPKCPVGNMIEHTLRAELIEAQTAMEHRLNRVTIQQMMDQIHVSE from the coding sequence ATGAGACAAATCAGCAGTCGCTTTTCCATCGCGGTTCATACCCTGTCCTTGATCGCTGTTATGCCCAATGAATGCACCGGAGATGTGATCGCGCAGAGTGTGAACACCAATCCCGTGATTATTCGGCGGATCATGTCCAAGCTGAAACAGGCTGGTCTGATTGACGTCAGACCCGGTGTGGGCGGTGCTTCCTTGTTGAAAGACCCGGCGGACATTACCCTTCTCGATGTGTATCGAGCGCTTGAGGTAGTGGAGGATGGAGAATTGTTTAACTTTCACAAACATCCGAATCCGAAATGTCCGGTCGGCAACATGATTGAACACACCTTGCGTGCGGAGCTCATTGAGGCTCAGACAGCCATGGAACATCGATTGAATCGTGTAACCATACAGCAGATGATGGATCAGATTCATGTCTCTGAATAA
- a CDS encoding alpha/beta hydrolase codes for MSSIYRSEEGKSSILEEYEIYLNELGGAFTREYVETRFGKTHVLLTGPLDGKPLFILQGGNCVNPMTLSWFSSLFKEYRIIAPDTIGHPGYSEEASISTRFDSLALWVSDLLDHYEIEKSAFIGPSFGGGIILRLATYIPERISCAVLVAPAGLAVNSKIKTAQDITLPLVKYRMTSSPSSLQKITDTMSCNCMKEMDKNIIGKLFKYVSIDQDLPKLTEKGELANYTSPTLLLVGEKDVFFPADKCIERAQKIIANVQAVKYDTGHFPSQDVLVQMNEEIGLFLQKNY; via the coding sequence ATGAGTTCCATTTATAGAAGTGAAGAAGGCAAGAGCAGCATACTTGAAGAGTATGAGATTTATTTGAACGAGTTGGGTGGGGCGTTTACTCGGGAGTATGTGGAGACACGTTTTGGTAAGACGCATGTTCTACTGACGGGTCCTTTGGATGGCAAGCCGTTATTTATTCTCCAGGGCGGTAATTGTGTGAATCCGATGACCTTGTCATGGTTCTCTTCTTTATTCAAAGAATACCGGATTATTGCTCCTGATACGATTGGTCATCCCGGTTATAGTGAGGAAGCTAGCATCTCGACACGGTTTGATAGTTTGGCATTATGGGTGTCGGATCTGCTTGACCACTATGAGATTGAAAAGAGTGCGTTTATTGGCCCATCGTTTGGAGGAGGCATCATTCTCAGATTGGCTACCTATATTCCGGAACGTATCTCGTGTGCCGTATTGGTTGCTCCTGCGGGTCTTGCGGTCAACTCCAAAATCAAAACAGCTCAGGATATTACGCTGCCGCTCGTCAAGTATCGTATGACGTCTTCACCATCTTCCTTGCAAAAAATTACGGACACCATGTCGTGCAACTGCATGAAAGAAATGGATAAAAACATTATCGGCAAACTTTTCAAATATGTCAGTATCGATCAGGATCTGCCCAAGCTCACAGAGAAGGGAGAACTGGCGAACTATACGTCTCCAACCCTGTTATTGGTGGGGGAGAAGGATGTCTTTTTCCCAGCGGATAAGTGTATTGAACGTGCTCAAAAGATCATTGCCAATGTGCAAGCCGTCAAGTATGATACCGGACATTTTCCTTCACAGGATGTATTGGTTCAGATGAACGAAGAGATCGGACTTTTTTTACAGAAGAATTATTAG
- a CDS encoding DUF421 domain-containing protein, whose product MDWIWKSVLLVLIGMILLRIAGRKSISQMSVATTVIIISIGTTIVQPIANHELGKAIGSAAVFILMLLIVEQLQLKFNWFETMMSGKSKVVVEDGKLNLPNLKHMRFSVDQLEMQLREKGITCISDLETATIEPNGQLGYVLKRHARPVTVGDLEALLKQGTWPTESKELFQEVIQDGHSRPLDSTLE is encoded by the coding sequence ATGGACTGGATATGGAAATCTGTTTTACTTGTACTTATCGGCATGATTCTGCTGCGGATAGCCGGACGTAAATCCATCTCGCAGATGAGTGTAGCCACAACCGTCATTATTATCTCGATTGGAACAACGATCGTGCAGCCCATTGCGAATCATGAGTTAGGCAAAGCGATCGGATCAGCGGCGGTATTTATCCTCATGCTTCTGATCGTCGAACAATTGCAGTTGAAGTTTAATTGGTTCGAAACAATGATGAGCGGAAAATCCAAGGTGGTTGTGGAAGATGGGAAGTTGAATCTGCCGAATTTGAAACATATGCGCTTTTCCGTGGACCAATTGGAGATGCAGTTGCGGGAAAAAGGGATTACATGTATTAGCGATCTGGAAACGGCTACGATCGAACCTAACGGACAACTCGGGTATGTGCTCAAACGGCACGCACGCCCAGTAACCGTAGGTGATTTGGAAGCACTCCTAAAGCAAGGTACGTGGCCCACGGAATCCAAGGAACTGTTCCAGGAGGTCATTCAGGATGGACACTCTCGCCCGCTGGACTCCACACTGGAATAG
- a CDS encoding acyl-CoA dehydrogenase family protein — MSIQANTIHTQPDYEQLRVEIRGIVDEVIKPHAELIDREGRFPRENLSALAEAGWNGVLIPERFGGRGLDHVAFAIAAEEIAKGCPSTSLVYVMHVGAVQTIALYGDEDQKERWLKPVRHGAIGTYSTSERASGGHWWFNFSEASRDGEDYILNAEKSFTTSSGQADFYVTQTRTPGAQTPTDVSFFLVDGQLEGITSGVWDALGVRGNHSGPIKYEGVRIAARDKLGTEGQGREILESGVSPVYLIGLGSTWLGVAEAALEAASEYVKGMVHRDFNKRLADYQIIRQQLAEVKVLISSLKPWQLSLARQLDELQAQGRPQVELFLPLVEFKIHAAEVANKATKAALDVTGGYGYKKGVFERLFRDARAGIAMGPSNNIAREWIGKSLVGLPLELWYEGGD; from the coding sequence ATGAGTATTCAAGCAAACACCATTCACACCCAGCCAGACTATGAGCAATTGAGAGTTGAAATTCGGGGCATTGTCGACGAAGTCATTAAACCACATGCTGAGCTGATTGACCGTGAGGGCCGTTTCCCGCGTGAGAATCTGTCCGCCCTTGCTGAGGCAGGATGGAATGGGGTGCTGATCCCCGAGCGCTTCGGTGGACGCGGACTGGATCATGTGGCCTTTGCAATTGCGGCAGAAGAAATTGCCAAGGGATGCCCTTCGACTTCACTGGTATATGTCATGCACGTTGGAGCGGTTCAGACGATTGCCCTCTACGGAGATGAGGATCAGAAGGAGCGCTGGCTGAAGCCGGTACGTCATGGCGCTATCGGCACGTATTCCACCAGTGAGCGTGCTTCGGGAGGTCACTGGTGGTTTAATTTCAGCGAGGCTTCCCGAGACGGTGAGGATTATATTCTGAATGCCGAAAAGTCGTTCACGACGAGCTCGGGACAGGCTGACTTTTATGTGACCCAGACTCGCACGCCAGGAGCACAAACCCCGACAGATGTAAGCTTCTTCCTTGTCGATGGACAACTGGAAGGCATTACTTCCGGCGTGTGGGATGCGCTCGGTGTTCGGGGGAACCACAGTGGACCCATTAAGTATGAAGGCGTCCGAATTGCAGCTCGGGATAAGCTAGGAACCGAGGGGCAGGGTCGCGAAATTCTGGAGAGTGGTGTATCTCCCGTATATCTAATCGGTCTGGGCTCGACCTGGCTTGGAGTTGCCGAGGCGGCGCTTGAAGCTGCATCCGAATATGTGAAGGGCATGGTTCATCGGGATTTTAACAAGCGCTTAGCCGATTACCAGATCATCCGCCAGCAGTTGGCTGAAGTGAAGGTGCTAATCTCTAGCCTGAAGCCTTGGCAGTTATCACTTGCGCGGCAGCTGGACGAACTTCAGGCACAGGGAAGACCGCAAGTTGAGCTGTTCCTGCCGCTGGTTGAATTCAAAATCCATGCTGCCGAAGTCGCGAATAAAGCGACCAAAGCAGCGCTGGATGTTACCGGAGGTTATGGTTATAAAAAAGGCGTATTTGAACGTCTCTTCCGTGACGCACGTGCAGGCATCGCCATGGGTCCCTCGAACAACATCGCCAGGGAATGGATTGGCAAGTCTCTGGTCGGTCTGCCGCTGGAGCTGTGGTACGAGGGAGGCGATTAA
- a CDS encoding SDR family oxidoreductase, whose protein sequence is MKILVTGATGQLGSLVVEALLTNDSAKDLAVSVRNPEKAEALRAQGVDVRQGDFDQPETLEKAFAGVDRLLLISTDGDNETRIRQHQTAVDAAKKAGVGFIAYTSVVNADQNTLSLAEVHRATEKAIRESGIPYSFLRNNWYLENEAGSVQAATQGAPWVHATNDSQVGWATRSDYAHAAAAVLAGEGHENTVYELSGKLRTQAELAAIVGEVLGQEINVQNVDDATYADIMKGAGLPDFVVSMLVDMQSAIREGALAVESDTLETLLGRAAQPLSEGIKAIVGQ, encoded by the coding sequence ATGAAAATTTTGGTTACTGGCGCAACAGGTCAATTGGGTTCATTGGTTGTAGAAGCATTGTTAACAAACGATTCTGCCAAGGATTTGGCCGTAAGTGTACGTAATCCGGAGAAAGCGGAAGCACTCCGCGCTCAAGGCGTTGACGTGCGTCAAGGGGATTTCGATCAACCGGAGACGTTGGAAAAAGCTTTTGCCGGTGTAGATCGTCTGTTGCTCATCTCCACTGATGGTGATAATGAAACGCGTATTCGCCAACATCAGACTGCCGTGGACGCTGCCAAGAAAGCAGGTGTTGGCTTCATCGCTTATACAAGCGTTGTGAATGCAGACCAAAACACCCTTTCCCTGGCGGAAGTTCACCGCGCTACCGAAAAAGCGATTCGGGAATCCGGCATTCCGTATTCCTTCCTGCGTAACAACTGGTACCTGGAAAATGAAGCAGGCAGTGTGCAAGCGGCTACGCAAGGTGCACCTTGGGTTCATGCTACCAATGATAGCCAAGTCGGCTGGGCTACCCGCAGTGATTATGCCCATGCAGCAGCAGCTGTACTTGCAGGTGAAGGACATGAGAATACCGTGTATGAGTTGTCCGGCAAACTGCGCACGCAAGCTGAGCTGGCTGCCATTGTTGGTGAAGTGCTTGGACAGGAAATCAACGTGCAAAACGTGGACGATGCCACTTACGCTGATATCATGAAGGGTGCAGGTCTACCGGACTTTGTCGTATCGATGCTCGTTGATATGCAAAGTGCTATTCGTGAAGGTGCATTGGCTGTCGAAAGTGATACGTTGGAGACATTGCTTGGTCGTGCAGCTCAACCGCTTAGCGAAGGGATTAAAGCGATTGTAGGCCAGTAA